From the genome of Haloterrigena sp. KLK7, one region includes:
- a CDS encoding helix-turn-helix domain-containing protein, which translates to MPERDFPRQERARAILETLAETDQASTTELATTLETHPVTVERHCQALQRAGHVRRCTGGVYALVETDPDPSAPTPDDAAVGQQRSTNPAD; encoded by the coding sequence ATGCCAGAGCGTGACTTTCCACGACAGGAGCGGGCCCGCGCGATCCTCGAGACGCTCGCGGAGACCGATCAGGCGTCGACCACCGAACTGGCGACGACCCTCGAGACACACCCAGTGACCGTCGAGCGTCACTGTCAGGCGCTCCAGCGGGCCGGACACGTCCGCCGCTGTACGGGCGGCGTCTACGCGCTGGTCGAGACCGACCCCGATCCGAGCGCGCCGACGCCCGACGACGCGGCCGTCGGCCAGCAGCGGTCGACGAACCCCGCCGACTGA
- a CDS encoding rhomboid family intramembrane serine protease, translating to MAKCDVCGKDESMPYNCRHCGGTFCADHRLPENHDCTGLQDWNDPQGVFDSGFDDSVNGGGSTSRASSLTDKLPINTGAGGPLAYFRGNMTYAFLALMWLTFLGQLLASLIGGPALEYSLFVLTSWNVEYVWTWVTSVFAHGDIMHIVFNSIVIFFFGPLVERYVGSREFAVLFIVSGVLAGLSQVGLGILQGSTTAVLGASGAALAIMGVLTVLNPNLTVYLYFILPVPIWALTGLTAIASVFFIGVGGGIGGGIAHMAHLVGLLIGLGYGEYVKRTQNVRTPSQFQLGGGGPGGPGGPGGPGGRRRF from the coding sequence ATGGCCAAGTGCGACGTGTGTGGGAAAGACGAAAGCATGCCCTACAACTGTCGGCACTGCGGGGGCACCTTCTGTGCCGACCACCGGCTGCCGGAGAACCACGACTGTACCGGGCTCCAGGACTGGAACGACCCGCAGGGGGTCTTCGACAGCGGATTCGACGACAGCGTTAACGGTGGGGGAAGTACCTCTCGGGCCTCGAGTCTCACCGACAAGCTCCCGATAAACACGGGGGCGGGCGGGCCGCTGGCGTACTTCCGCGGGAACATGACCTACGCGTTCCTCGCGCTGATGTGGCTGACCTTCCTCGGCCAGTTGCTCGCGAGTCTAATCGGCGGTCCCGCACTCGAGTATTCGCTATTCGTGTTAACGTCGTGGAACGTCGAGTACGTCTGGACGTGGGTCACGTCGGTCTTCGCCCACGGCGATATCATGCATATCGTCTTCAACAGCATCGTGATATTCTTCTTCGGCCCGCTGGTCGAGCGGTACGTCGGCTCGAGGGAGTTCGCGGTCCTGTTCATCGTGAGCGGCGTCCTCGCCGGTCTCAGCCAGGTCGGCCTCGGCATTCTACAGGGATCGACCACTGCCGTGCTCGGCGCCAGCGGGGCCGCGCTCGCGATTATGGGCGTCCTGACGGTCCTGAACCCGAATCTAACGGTATACCTCTACTTCATCCTCCCCGTCCCGATCTGGGCCCTGACCGGGTTGACCGCGATAGCCAGCGTGTTCTTCATCGGCGTCGGCGGCGGTATCGGCGGCGGCATCGCCCACATGGCCCATCTGGTCGGTCTCCTTATCGGGCTGGGATACGGCGAGTACGTCAAACGGACCCAGAACGTCCGCACGCCGAGTCAGTTCCAGCTCGGCGGCGGCGGTCCCGGCGGCCCGGGTGGCCCGGGCGGTCCCGGCGGTCGCCGTCGGTTCTAA
- a CDS encoding SDR family oxidoreductase: MATAEDVEGTDDDGPDGAVVEEDRETARDGGDAVGETVGDEDDRYTRKKSVLITGCSSGIGRATAAAFLREDWQVFATARDPEDIADLEDAGCTTFALDVTDPDQVARAVERVVDVAGAIDCLVNNAGYAQMGPMEDVATSDLHRQFDVNVYGPHRLARAALPHMRAQGAGRIINVSSVVGRVSFPGSGAYSGSKHALEAMSDSLRAEVEEFGIDVTVIEPGPVDTNFSDRVDEELPESERTPAYESLYEIYGEMQLIGGGNGGPFASSPEDVAAAILESATTPEPPARYPVGPLAQYGVYARFLPDPLRDAGYKLLRKLV; the protein is encoded by the coding sequence ATGGCCACCGCTGAGGACGTCGAGGGAACCGACGACGACGGGCCGGACGGCGCCGTCGTCGAGGAGGATCGAGAGACGGCACGGGACGGCGGCGACGCCGTCGGCGAGACCGTCGGCGACGAGGACGACCGCTACACTCGCAAGAAGTCCGTCCTGATCACCGGCTGCTCGTCGGGGATCGGACGCGCCACTGCCGCCGCGTTCCTGCGCGAGGACTGGCAGGTGTTCGCCACCGCGCGCGACCCCGAGGACATCGCGGACCTCGAGGACGCGGGCTGTACGACCTTCGCGTTGGACGTCACCGATCCCGACCAGGTCGCGCGGGCGGTCGAGCGGGTCGTCGACGTCGCCGGCGCGATCGACTGTCTGGTCAACAACGCGGGCTACGCCCAGATGGGACCGATGGAGGACGTCGCGACGTCGGACCTCCACCGCCAGTTCGACGTCAACGTCTACGGCCCCCACCGGCTCGCCCGCGCCGCCCTTCCCCACATGCGCGCCCAGGGCGCCGGCCGGATCATCAACGTCTCGAGCGTCGTCGGCCGGGTCTCGTTCCCCGGCTCCGGCGCGTACTCGGGATCGAAACACGCCCTCGAGGCGATGAGCGACTCGCTGCGCGCGGAGGTCGAGGAGTTCGGCATCGACGTCACCGTGATCGAGCCCGGCCCGGTCGACACGAACTTCAGCGACCGCGTCGACGAGGAGCTACCCGAGTCGGAGCGAACGCCCGCCTACGAGTCGCTGTACGAGATCTACGGCGAGATGCAACTGATCGGCGGCGGGAACGGCGGCCCGTTCGCCTCCAGCCCCGAAGACGTCGCCGCGGCGATCCTCGAGTCCGCCACGACGCCGGAACCGCCCGCGCGGTATCCGGTCGGGCCGCTGGCTCAGTACGGCGTCTACGCGCGGTTCCTTCCGGACCCGCTGCGCGACGCGGGCTACAAACTCCTCCGGAAACTCGTCTGA
- a CDS encoding protein translocase SEC61 complex subunit gamma produces MDVPYDLTSYVRVLKMATTPTTEEFLQVSKIAGAGVLLIGLMGFIIGAIMLFLTGGGGF; encoded by the coding sequence ATGGACGTTCCGTACGACCTGACCTCGTACGTTCGGGTGTTGAAGATGGCGACGACACCCACGACTGAGGAATTCCTCCAGGTATCGAAGATCGCTGGTGCAGGTGTGTTGCTCATCGGGTTGATGGGCTTCATCATCGGTGCGATTATGCTGTTCCTGACCGGCGGCGGTGGTTTCTGA
- a CDS encoding PHP-associated domain-containing protein, translating into MSERAPAETRIDCHVKVLDDRVVERAIDAGLDAIVYAPHFTRVPEIRREAATYSTDRLRVIPGREVFTGSWHERKHVLAIGLEEPVPDFIPLETAMDEFERQDAAVLAPHPEFATVGLTEADLRRYGDIVDAVEIFNPKHFPSHNRRAREIAETLDIAPFTSSYAHLPGSVGVAHTAFDAAIDSEADLVEALADDVSRRVVYRNGGRRWKTMAAELAHLCYENTWEKVDRLFLSGTEPTHPHHIAYDGRFDDVSVY; encoded by the coding sequence GTGAGCGAGCGAGCACCAGCGGAGACGCGAATCGACTGTCACGTGAAGGTGCTCGACGACCGGGTCGTCGAGCGAGCCATCGACGCCGGGCTCGACGCGATCGTCTACGCGCCCCACTTCACGCGCGTTCCCGAGATCCGCCGGGAAGCGGCCACGTACTCCACTGACCGGCTCCGCGTCATCCCCGGCCGCGAGGTGTTCACCGGGTCGTGGCACGAGCGGAAACACGTTCTCGCGATCGGTCTCGAGGAGCCGGTGCCGGATTTCATCCCGCTCGAGACGGCGATGGACGAGTTCGAGCGCCAGGACGCCGCCGTGCTGGCGCCCCACCCCGAGTTCGCGACCGTGGGCCTGACCGAGGCGGACCTGCGACGGTACGGGGATATCGTCGACGCCGTCGAAATCTTCAATCCGAAGCACTTCCCGTCGCACAATCGACGCGCCCGAGAAATCGCCGAGACGCTCGATATCGCGCCGTTTACGTCGTCGTACGCACACCTCCCGGGATCGGTCGGCGTCGCCCACACCGCGTTCGACGCGGCGATCGACTCCGAGGCAGATCTCGTCGAGGCGCTCGCGGACGACGTCTCCAGACGGGTCGTCTACCGCAACGGCGGTCGGCGATGGAAGACGATGGCCGCCGAACTCGCCCATCTCTGTTACGAGAACACCTGGGAGAAGGTCGACCGACTCTTCCTCTCGGGGACGGAGCCGACCCATCCCCACCACATCGCCTACGACGGTCGGTTCGACGACGTGTCCGTCTATTGA
- the polX gene encoding DNA polymerase/3'-5' exonuclease PolX, which yields MATNAEIAGRFEEFADLLEADDVEYKPRAYRRAAENIAAHPVPIADRVEAGDEEILAEIDGVGDAIASKVVEYVETGQIEELEELRAELPIDIADITRIEGVGPKTAGKLYRELGIETLDDLEEAAEAGEIQEVKGFGPKTEQNIRENIDFAREVGQRQLLGEARPLADDVLAFLESIDAVERCEVAGSIRRWRETIGDVDALVATEDGEAVVEAFVDWDSVDSEIESGPEKASIRVGEIRVDLRVVVPEEFGSALQYFTGSKDHNVSLRNYAIDRGMKLNEYGAFDVSDVEDHEAGQRVGDRVAGETEEGMYEALGLPWIPPELREDRGEIDAAESGALPDLLEREDVRGDLHTHTEWSDGNTTIEAMVDAAAEMGYDYYTVADHAEGPGIVGGMGLSDTEILEQVEAIREVDAASDIAVFAGIEANVDADGEIDLSEEVVEALDVIVASTHSALSQDAETATERLLHAVENPAIDVLGHPSGRLLNERSGLDFDATALGEAAAEHGTALEVNSNPRRLDLWGSAVQAAIDEGAPISINTDAHQPSTLEYMRWGVHTARRGWAEPADVINTWDLADLREFLH from the coding sequence ATGGCGACCAACGCCGAAATCGCCGGCCGCTTCGAGGAGTTCGCCGACCTGCTCGAGGCCGACGACGTCGAGTACAAGCCTCGCGCGTACCGGCGCGCGGCCGAGAACATCGCCGCTCATCCCGTTCCGATCGCCGACCGCGTCGAGGCCGGCGACGAGGAGATCTTAGCGGAGATCGACGGCGTCGGCGACGCCATCGCCTCGAAGGTCGTCGAGTACGTCGAAACCGGGCAGATCGAGGAGCTCGAGGAGCTGCGCGCGGAGCTGCCGATCGACATCGCCGACATCACGCGCATCGAGGGCGTCGGCCCCAAGACCGCGGGGAAGCTCTACCGCGAACTGGGGATCGAGACGCTCGACGACCTCGAGGAGGCCGCTGAGGCGGGCGAGATTCAGGAAGTGAAGGGATTCGGTCCGAAGACCGAGCAGAACATCCGCGAGAACATCGACTTCGCGCGGGAGGTCGGCCAGCGCCAGCTACTGGGCGAGGCCCGGCCGCTCGCCGACGACGTGCTCGCGTTCCTCGAGTCGATCGACGCGGTCGAGCGCTGCGAGGTCGCCGGCTCGATCCGGCGGTGGCGAGAGACGATCGGCGACGTGGACGCCCTCGTCGCGACCGAGGACGGCGAGGCCGTGGTCGAGGCGTTCGTCGACTGGGACTCGGTCGACAGCGAGATCGAGTCCGGGCCCGAGAAGGCCAGCATCCGCGTCGGCGAGATCCGAGTCGATCTGCGCGTGGTCGTCCCCGAGGAGTTCGGCTCAGCGCTACAGTACTTCACGGGCAGCAAGGACCACAACGTCTCCCTGCGCAACTACGCGATCGACCGCGGGATGAAGCTGAACGAGTACGGCGCCTTCGACGTCTCGGACGTCGAGGACCACGAGGCGGGCCAACGCGTCGGCGACCGCGTCGCCGGCGAGACTGAAGAGGGAATGTACGAGGCGCTGGGCCTCCCGTGGATCCCGCCCGAACTCCGCGAGGACCGCGGGGAGATCGACGCCGCCGAGAGCGGCGCCCTACCGGATCTCCTCGAGCGCGAGGACGTCCGCGGCGACCTCCATACCCACACCGAGTGGTCCGACGGGAACACCACCATCGAGGCGATGGTCGACGCCGCCGCCGAGATGGGCTACGACTACTACACGGTCGCCGACCACGCCGAGGGCCCCGGTATCGTCGGCGGCATGGGGCTCTCGGACACCGAAATCCTCGAACAGGTCGAGGCGATCCGCGAGGTCGACGCGGCCAGCGATATCGCGGTCTTCGCGGGCATCGAGGCCAACGTCGACGCCGACGGCGAGATCGATCTCTCCGAAGAGGTCGTCGAGGCGCTGGACGTGATCGTCGCCTCGACCCACAGCGCCCTGAGCCAGGACGCCGAGACGGCCACCGAGCGGCTCCTCCATGCCGTCGAGAACCCGGCGATCGACGTGCTGGGCCACCCCAGCGGCCGCCTGCTCAACGAGCGCTCGGGGCTGGACTTCGACGCGACCGCGCTCGGCGAGGCGGCGGCCGAACACGGCACCGCTCTCGAGGTCAACTCGAATCCGCGGCGGCTCGATCTCTGGGGGAGCGCCGTACAGGCCGCCATCGATGAGGGCGCGCCGATTTCCATCAACACCGACGCCCACCAGCCGTCGACGCTCGAGTACATGCGCTGGGGCGTCCACACGGCCCGGCGCGGCTGGGCCGAGCCCGCGGACGTGATCAACACCTGGGACCTCGCGGACCTGCGCGAGTTCCTGCACTGA
- a CDS encoding DUF5788 family protein: protein MQEYERKQLLERVEREGATVGADIPETITIQGEEIDLRTFVFEIKRRETVPAGERDRVEQAKRNLRRERIERLEAIEEGDITREEGEELAGSIIGIDRALNALESLGPTDLEREQQAKKAQDRKRWMSFLKKALGQDEGEASRRGR, encoded by the coding sequence GTGCAAGAGTACGAGCGCAAGCAGTTGCTCGAGCGGGTCGAGCGCGAGGGCGCGACCGTCGGCGCGGACATTCCGGAGACGATCACGATCCAGGGCGAGGAGATCGACCTCCGAACCTTCGTCTTCGAGATCAAGCGCCGCGAGACGGTGCCCGCCGGCGAGCGCGACCGCGTCGAGCAGGCCAAACGGAACCTCCGCCGCGAGCGCATCGAGCGCCTCGAGGCCATCGAGGAGGGCGACATCACCCGCGAGGAGGGCGAGGAGCTCGCGGGGAGCATCATCGGCATCGATCGCGCGTTAAACGCCCTCGAGAGCCTCGGTCCGACGGACCTAGAGCGCGAACAGCAGGCCAAGAAGGCTCAGGACCGCAAGCGCTGGATGTCGTTCCTGAAGAAGGCGCTCGGTCAGGACGAGGGCGAGGCGTCGCGGAGGGGGCGGTAG
- a CDS encoding Mut7-C RNAse domain-containing protein: MRLLLDVMCGGLDAYLRMCDHDTVYAGDRGLEADDALLALARDEDRTLLTRDVALAARAADSILLESRDVEEQLAELADAGIDLTLADEPRFCGRCNGRLERVDSTASTPEYAPDSTETDVWRCRDCDQHFWQGSHWDRVERTLSEIDGSDGNPDDGG, from the coding sequence ATGCGCCTGCTCCTCGACGTCATGTGCGGCGGCCTCGACGCCTATCTTCGGATGTGCGACCACGACACCGTCTACGCCGGCGATCGCGGACTCGAGGCCGACGACGCGCTGCTCGCCCTCGCCCGAGACGAGGACCGAACCCTGCTCACGCGGGACGTCGCCCTCGCGGCCCGCGCCGCGGACTCGATCCTGCTCGAGTCGCGCGACGTCGAGGAGCAGCTGGCGGAACTCGCTGACGCGGGGATCGACCTGACGCTCGCCGACGAACCCAGGTTTTGCGGGCGCTGTAACGGGCGCCTCGAGCGCGTCGACTCGACGGCGTCGACGCCCGAGTACGCGCCCGACTCCACCGAGACCGACGTCTGGCGCTGTCGGGACTGTGACCAGCACTTCTGGCAGGGGAGTCACTGGGACCGCGTCGAACGAACGCTCTCGGAAATCGACGGGAGCGACGGGAACCCGGACGACGGCGGGTAG
- a CDS encoding bifunctional 4-hydroxy-2-oxoglutarate aldolase/2-dehydro-3-deoxy-phosphogluconate aldolase has product MTDERTVRERIVESGVVAVLRGVDEDRIVPVARAMHDAGVDALEITADGTRAAEKIAAVDRELGDDAVVGAGTVLDASTAQSAIDAGASFVVSPHTDPDVVRTCNRRGVLVAPGVMTPTEAVTAMEAGADLLKMFPASTVGPGHIGALAGPLGDVDIIPTGGVSRDNVADFFDAGAVAVGAGGAIVDDEAIADGDMDRVRETAASFVEAVEAARSE; this is encoded by the coding sequence ATGACCGACGAGCGAACCGTCAGGGAACGGATCGTCGAGAGCGGCGTCGTCGCGGTCCTCCGCGGCGTCGACGAGGACCGGATCGTTCCGGTCGCACGGGCGATGCACGACGCCGGCGTCGATGCGCTCGAGATCACGGCGGACGGGACGCGCGCGGCCGAGAAGATCGCGGCCGTCGACCGGGAGCTCGGGGACGACGCGGTCGTCGGCGCGGGGACCGTCCTCGACGCGTCGACCGCCCAGTCCGCGATCGACGCGGGCGCGTCGTTCGTCGTCTCGCCCCACACCGACCCGGACGTGGTGCGGACCTGCAACCGGCGCGGCGTCCTCGTCGCCCCCGGCGTCATGACGCCGACGGAGGCCGTGACGGCGATGGAGGCCGGCGCGGACCTCCTCAAGATGTTCCCCGCGTCGACGGTCGGGCCGGGTCACATCGGTGCGCTCGCGGGACCGCTGGGCGACGTCGACATTATTCCGACGGGCGGCGTCTCCCGGGACAACGTCGCGGACTTCTTCGACGCCGGCGCGGTGGCCGTCGGCGCCGGCGGCGCCATCGTCGACGACGAGGCGATCGCCGACGGCGATATGGATCGGGTTCGCGAGACGGCCGCCTCGTTCGTCGAGGCGGTCGAGGCGGCGCGAAGCGAGTAA
- a CDS encoding universal stress protein, whose amino-acid sequence MPNTSTERPILVAVANPDHAPQLVRTASDLARASDGFVRIVSVVIKSHDSPFSVYSDETIIDRYAGNSRELLDSALAVAPDDVRVDDALVVSRSVADGVRTAVEETDARALVVGWEDRDRRTDAVLGSTIDRLLERVPCDLYVERIGHEADGVDSILLPVAGGPHVRPAVDVANAIAARNDATVSFCSIVDDDTDSRTAGDSIEQAMTYLEDAPGPPVRTESTVYDGGDVVETLLEAATDHDIVVFGATRQGALHRRLVGSIPRTVTRRTDRTVILARDGDAVGGPVIRQLRRLLPAP is encoded by the coding sequence ATGCCGAACACATCGACGGAGCGACCGATACTGGTCGCGGTCGCGAACCCCGACCACGCGCCCCAGCTCGTCCGGACGGCCAGCGATCTCGCTCGAGCGAGCGACGGGTTCGTCCGGATCGTCTCGGTCGTCATCAAGTCCCACGACTCCCCGTTTTCCGTCTACTCGGACGAGACCATCATCGACCGGTACGCGGGAAACAGCCGTGAACTCCTCGACAGCGCGCTCGCCGTCGCGCCGGACGACGTCAGGGTCGACGACGCGCTGGTCGTCAGTCGGTCGGTCGCCGACGGGGTACGGACGGCGGTCGAGGAGACCGACGCGCGGGCGCTCGTCGTCGGCTGGGAGGACCGAGACCGACGAACCGACGCCGTGCTCGGCTCGACGATCGATCGGCTGCTCGAGCGCGTCCCCTGTGACCTCTACGTCGAACGCATCGGCCACGAGGCCGACGGCGTCGACTCGATCCTGCTCCCGGTCGCGGGCGGTCCGCACGTTCGGCCGGCGGTCGACGTGGCGAACGCGATCGCGGCCCGTAACGACGCGACCGTCTCGTTCTGTTCGATCGTCGACGACGACACGGACTCGCGGACGGCCGGCGACTCGATCGAGCAGGCGATGACGTACCTCGAGGACGCGCCGGGGCCGCCCGTCCGAACGGAATCGACGGTCTACGACGGCGGCGACGTCGTCGAGACGCTCCTCGAGGCCGCGACCGACCACGACATCGTCGTCTTCGGAGCGACCCGTCAGGGGGCGCTTCACCGCCGCCTCGTCGGGTCGATCCCGCGGACGGTGACGCGCCGAACCGACCGCACGGTGATCCTCGCTCGGGACGGAGACGCCGTCGGCGGGCCGGTGATTCGGCAGCTCCGACGGCTCTTGCCAGCTCCGTGA
- a CDS encoding transcription elongation factor Spt5 codes for MGIYAVKTTASQERTVADMIINREEPEIHAALAPDSLTSYVMVEAEGNAVLNRVLEDIPHARSIVPGTSDISEVEHFLSPKPDVEGIAEGDIVELIAGPFKGEKAQVQRIDEGKDQVTVELYEATVPIPVTVRGDQIRVLDSDER; via the coding sequence ATGGGCATCTACGCCGTCAAGACCACGGCCAGTCAGGAGCGCACCGTCGCGGACATGATCATCAACCGCGAGGAGCCGGAGATCCACGCCGCGCTCGCGCCCGACTCCTTGACCTCGTACGTAATGGTCGAGGCCGAGGGGAACGCGGTGCTGAACCGCGTCCTCGAGGACATCCCCCATGCGCGGAGTATCGTTCCCGGAACCTCCGACATCTCGGAGGTCGAGCACTTCCTCTCGCCGAAGCCGGACGTCGAGGGGATCGCCGAGGGCGACATCGTCGAGCTCATCGCCGGCCCGTTCAAAGGCGAGAAGGCGCAGGTCCAGCGCATCGACGAGGGCAAGGATCAGGTTACGGTCGAACTGTACGAGGCGACGGTTCCGATTCCGGTGACGGTTCGGGGCGACCAGATTCGCGTGCTCGATTCCGACGAGCGGTAG
- a CDS encoding dodecin family protein, producing MGDTVKVIQLTGNSTESWEDAAQNALDDADETLENISGIEIESQTAEVEGGTIEEYRTTLDVAFVLEGR from the coding sequence ATGGGAGACACAGTAAAGGTGATTCAGCTGACCGGTAACTCGACCGAATCGTGGGAGGACGCCGCACAGAACGCCCTCGACGACGCCGACGAGACGCTCGAGAACATCAGCGGGATCGAGATCGAGTCGCAGACGGCGGAGGTCGAGGGCGGAACGATCGAGGAGTACCGGACGACGCTGGACGTCGCCTTCGTCCTCGAGGGACGGTAG
- a CDS encoding endonuclease V — MPTARPDLVPDGTLERDDMEAMQREIADAAIFEDDFDFDPATLGDPLAAASSPDDPLTVVGVDQSFLTNEDGDQDRALSAAVAMRGGEVVERVHAVTPLEIPYIPGLLSFREGRPILAALEELSVEPDLILFDGSGRIHFRQAGIATHMGVVRDVPSIGVAKSLLCGTPTDDTEDLSEGTRVPIEANSRVDSPDGTLLGYAVQTRQYDSPNRYINPLYVSPGHRVGPETAADVALALASSYKLPEPVRLADSYADEAKRGLDE, encoded by the coding sequence ATGCCCACGGCCCGCCCCGACCTCGTTCCCGACGGCACCCTCGAGCGCGACGACATGGAAGCCATGCAGCGCGAGATCGCCGACGCCGCGATCTTCGAAGACGACTTCGACTTCGATCCCGCGACGCTCGGCGATCCGCTCGCGGCGGCCTCGAGCCCCGACGACCCGCTGACGGTCGTCGGCGTGGACCAGTCGTTTCTCACGAACGAGGACGGCGATCAGGACCGGGCGCTGTCCGCTGCCGTCGCCATGCGCGGCGGCGAGGTGGTCGAACGCGTTCACGCGGTGACGCCCCTCGAGATCCCCTACATCCCCGGCCTCCTGTCGTTCCGCGAGGGACGGCCGATCCTCGCGGCGCTCGAGGAACTCTCCGTCGAGCCCGATCTGATACTCTTCGACGGCAGCGGCCGCATCCACTTCCGGCAGGCCGGCATCGCGACCCACATGGGCGTCGTCCGCGACGTGCCCAGCATCGGCGTCGCGAAGAGCCTGCTCTGTGGCACCCCGACGGACGATACTGAGGACCTCTCCGAAGGGACTCGCGTTCCGATCGAGGCGAACTCGAGGGTCGACTCGCCCGACGGCACGCTGCTGGGCTACGCGGTCCAGACGCGCCAGTACGACTCGCCGAACCGGTACATCAATCCGTTGTACGTCAGCCCCGGTCACCGCGTCGGCCCCGAGACCGCGGCCGACGTCGCGCTCGCGCTCGCCTCGTCGTACAAGCTCCCGGAACCGGTTCGACTGGCCGACAGCTACGCGGACGAAGCGAAACGCGGACTCGACGAGTGA
- a CDS encoding trypsin-like peptidase domain-containing protein, protein MGVTPDPDQCTRRRILGAVGAAGAAAAIGLGGTGGGTAQNETNESNATVGQDDGPAVDSPYTETYRNTIDSVVLVTVSGTGGLGGGGGGLGTGFVVDDQHIVTNNHVVQNASEGGIEIQFSNQEWRTASVVGTDGYSDLAVLRVDDMPDVATGLSLSESEPVIGQEVLAIGNPLGFDASVSQGIVSGINRSLPSPTGFSIPAAIQTDAPINPGNSGGPLVGLEGEVLGVVFAGAGQTIGFAISARLANRVVPALIEDGTYEHPYMGVGVLPVGPEIADEIGLEEANGVLVGEVVPDSPADGVLMPASGASPSSGDVIIAIDGEEIPNQDQLSAYLSLETSPGDTIELEIVRDGEEQTVDLTLEERPDIEQPRTTAPSGPSERPPTRNP, encoded by the coding sequence ATGGGCGTGACGCCAGATCCAGATCAGTGTACTCGCAGACGGATACTCGGCGCCGTCGGCGCGGCCGGGGCCGCAGCGGCGATCGGTCTCGGCGGTACCGGTGGCGGCACTGCACAGAACGAAACCAACGAGTCGAACGCGACGGTCGGACAGGACGACGGTCCCGCCGTCGACAGTCCGTACACGGAGACGTATCGCAACACCATCGATTCCGTGGTTCTGGTCACCGTCTCCGGCACGGGCGGTCTCGGCGGCGGCGGTGGCGGCCTCGGCACGGGGTTCGTCGTCGACGATCAGCACATCGTGACCAACAACCACGTCGTCCAGAACGCGAGCGAGGGCGGGATCGAAATCCAGTTCAGCAACCAGGAGTGGCGGACCGCGTCGGTCGTCGGCACCGACGGCTACAGCGATCTCGCCGTCCTGCGCGTCGACGACATGCCCGACGTCGCCACCGGGCTCTCGCTCTCGGAGTCCGAGCCCGTGATCGGACAGGAGGTGCTCGCGATCGGCAACCCCCTCGGGTTCGACGCGTCGGTCTCGCAGGGGATCGTCAGCGGAATCAACCGTTCGCTCCCCAGCCCCACCGGGTTCTCGATTCCGGCCGCGATCCAGACCGACGCGCCGATCAACCCCGGGAACAGCGGCGGGCCGCTGGTGGGCCTCGAGGGAGAGGTGCTCGGCGTGGTCTTCGCCGGGGCCGGCCAGACCATCGGCTTCGCGATCTCCGCGCGCCTCGCGAACCGGGTCGTCCCCGCGCTCATCGAGGACGGGACGTACGAGCACCCCTACATGGGCGTCGGGGTCCTCCCGGTCGGACCGGAGATCGCCGACGAGATCGGCCTCGAGGAGGCGAACGGCGTGCTGGTCGGCGAGGTCGTTCCGGACTCGCCCGCAGACGGCGTTCTCATGCCGGCCAGCGGCGCCAGTCCGAGCAGCGGCGACGTGATCATCGCCATCGACGGCGAGGAGATCCCGAATCAGGATCAGCTCTCGGCGTATCTCTCCCTCGAGACCTCGCCCGGCGACACGATCGAACTCGAGATCGTCCGCGACGGCGAGGAGCAGACCGTGGACCTGACACTCGAGGAGCGGCCGGACATCGAACAGCCCCGGACCACAGCGCCGAGCGGCCCGAGCGAACGACCGCCGACGAGGAACCCGTGA